One region of Krasilnikovia cinnamomea genomic DNA includes:
- a CDS encoding helix-turn-helix domain-containing protein, producing the protein MHNPNFVIGRERQLRNLINHLGKNDIAIAACVGVDPDIYHPEQGLPNELALARCAGCPARLACLALALRTEDPEARAGWYGGLGPADRDNVAAHLRLDTPEPPPPDRALEAARLRTAGWTVNTIATHLGCSRRTVQRYLRAAA; encoded by the coding sequence GTGCACAACCCAAACTTCGTCATCGGGCGCGAGCGTCAACTCCGCAACCTGATCAACCATCTCGGGAAGAACGACATCGCGATCGCGGCGTGCGTCGGAGTCGACCCCGACATCTACCACCCGGAACAAGGGCTGCCCAACGAGCTGGCCCTCGCTCGCTGCGCCGGCTGCCCTGCCCGTCTCGCCTGCCTTGCCCTGGCGCTCCGCACCGAAGATCCCGAGGCGCGCGCTGGATGGTACGGCGGACTCGGCCCGGCCGACCGCGACAACGTCGCCGCCCACCTTCGCCTCGACACCCCTGAACCGCCCCCACCGGACCGGGCCCTCGAAGCCGCCCGGCTGCGCACCGCAGGCTGGACGGTCAACACCATTGCCACCCATCTTGGCTGCAGCCGTCGCACCGTTCAGCGGTACCTCCGGGCAGCCGCATGA